One genomic segment of Bradyrhizobium prioriisuperbiae includes these proteins:
- the soxZ gene encoding thiosulfate oxidation carrier complex protein SoxZ, with protein sequence MASTIRVRATAGTDTTEVQALIQHPMDSGFVKDAKGELIPPHHIETVTFEVGGKVVFTALWGPAVSKDPFVKFSFKGGAKGDDLKITWIDNKGATDTLTAKIG encoded by the coding sequence ATGGCATCGACAATCCGCGTTCGCGCCACCGCCGGCACCGACACCACCGAAGTCCAGGCGCTGATCCAGCATCCGATGGACTCCGGCTTCGTCAAGGACGCCAAGGGTGAGCTGATCCCGCCCCATCACATCGAAACGGTGACTTTTGAAGTCGGCGGCAAGGTGGTGTTCACCGCGCTGTGGGGCCCGGCGGTCTCCAAGGATCCGTTCGTGAAGTTCTCCTTCAAGGGCGGCGCCAAGGGCGACGATCTCAAGATCACCTGGATCGACAACAAGGGCGCGACCGACACGCTGACCGCGAAGATCGGCTGA
- the soxY gene encoding thiosulfate oxidation carrier protein SoxY has translation MERLLKSQASRRGVLRGFALAAVVGAGLNALRAVAAFAADAAGWPGDAFKQKSEADTLKTLYGGKPTEASDKIKLDAPEIAENGAVVPISVSTTLPGVTSISIMVAENPNALAASYRIPEGTTPQVSNRLKMAKTSNVVAVVESGGTLYSTSKEVKVTVGGCGG, from the coding sequence ATGGAACGATTGTTGAAAAGCCAGGCATCGCGCCGCGGCGTGTTGCGCGGCTTCGCGCTTGCCGCCGTGGTGGGCGCGGGCCTGAATGCGCTGCGCGCGGTCGCGGCCTTTGCGGCCGATGCCGCCGGTTGGCCGGGCGACGCGTTCAAGCAGAAGTCGGAAGCCGACACCCTGAAGACGCTGTATGGCGGCAAACCGACGGAGGCCTCCGACAAGATCAAGCTCGACGCCCCGGAAATCGCCGAGAATGGCGCGGTGGTGCCGATCAGCGTCTCGACCACGCTGCCCGGCGTGACTTCGATCTCGATCATGGTCGCGGAAAATCCCAACGCACTGGCGGCGTCCTACAGGATTCCCGAGGGCACCACGCCGCAGGTCTCGAACCGGCTGAAGATGGCCAAGACCAGCAACGTGGTTGCAGTCGTGGAATCCGGCGGCACACTCTACAGCACCTCCAAGGAAGTCAAAGTCACCGTCGGCGGCTGCGGCGGCTGA
- the soxX gene encoding sulfur oxidation c-type cytochrome SoxX codes for MIGARHIALAFCLLGSGAAQAQSQTPPSSVPSWVQTSAAEGRALAFDRGKGNCLTCHEIKGGDLPGTIGPPLNDMKARFPDRNELIGIVTDETKRNPLTVMPPFGRNLILNEKEISAVVEFLYTL; via the coding sequence ATGATAGGTGCCCGACATATTGCTCTCGCGTTTTGTCTGCTCGGCAGCGGTGCGGCGCAGGCCCAGTCGCAGACTCCGCCGTCGTCGGTGCCATCCTGGGTGCAGACCTCGGCCGCCGAGGGCCGCGCCCTCGCGTTTGACCGCGGCAAGGGCAATTGCCTGACCTGCCATGAAATCAAGGGTGGCGATCTGCCCGGCACCATCGGGCCGCCGCTCAACGACATGAAGGCCCGCTTTCCCGACCGCAACGAACTGATCGGCATCGTCACCGACGAGACCAAACGCAATCCGTTGACCGTGATGCCGCCGTTCGGGCGCAACCTGATTTTGAACGAGAAAGAGATTTCGGCGGTGGTCGAATTTCTCTACACCCTTTGA
- a CDS encoding cytochrome c yields the protein MFRPADWRGVIGALGVLVSMSAALAGERGPLGYGRAPTAAEIAGWDIDARGDDGAGLPLGKGDVARGTDVFAEQCAACHGTFGEGEGRFPKLVGGKGTLTGDRPEPTVGSYWPFAVTLWDYINRAMPMPSPHTLPTDDVYALTAYILSLNDIVPDDFVADKDSLPKVKMPNHDSFSWTDPRPDTVNKPCMSNCFDPKAIQIVSTAEGKNLTPRTTGPLDDMQPK from the coding sequence ATGTTCAGACCGGCTGATTGGCGCGGTGTGATCGGTGCGCTCGGCGTCCTCGTCTCGATGAGTGCGGCGCTGGCCGGCGAGCGTGGGCCGTTGGGTTATGGCCGGGCGCCGACAGCAGCGGAGATTGCCGGCTGGGACATCGACGCCCGTGGCGATGACGGTGCGGGGTTGCCTCTGGGCAAGGGCGACGTCGCGCGCGGTACGGATGTGTTCGCGGAGCAGTGCGCGGCCTGCCACGGCACGTTCGGCGAAGGCGAGGGGCGTTTCCCCAAACTCGTCGGCGGCAAGGGAACGTTGACCGGCGACAGGCCGGAGCCCACAGTCGGCAGTTATTGGCCCTTTGCCGTCACGCTGTGGGACTATATTAACCGCGCCATGCCGATGCCGTCGCCGCACACACTTCCGACAGATGACGTCTACGCGCTGACCGCGTATATCCTCAGCCTCAACGACATCGTTCCCGATGATTTTGTCGCCGACAAGGATAGCCTGCCCAAGGTGAAGATGCCCAACCACGACAGCTTCAGCTGGACCGATCCGCGTCCCGACACCGTCAACAAGCCCTGCATGAGCAACTGTTTCGATCCGAAAGCCATCCAGATCGTGTCGACAGCGGAAGGCAAGAACCTCACGCCGCGGACCACCGGTCCGCTCGACGACATGCAGCCGAAATGA
- the soxC gene encoding sulfite dehydrogenase, whose translation MTATAGDEESSGAVRVVGRRSLLRASGALAASMLVRGGASAEGAAPPADHPWSQSIGAGVVDRPYGKPADAEAGVIRRNVPWLTAGTESSISFSPLQDLHGIITPNGLFFERYHAGRPDVEASQHRLMIHGLVERPLILTMKDILRFPSTSRIHFIECPANGGMEWRAAQLNSLQFTHGMISCAEWTGVKLSTLLGEVGLKKEAKWALVEGADGAHMTRSLPLEKCLDDCLVVYAQNSEALRPEQGYPLRLVVPGWEGNVSIKWLRRIKVGDKPWYTREETSKYTDLMPDGKSRGFTWAIDAKSVIAFPCPEKPLGGPGLYEIRGLAWSGAGKVKEVHVSTDGGANWRKAELKEPVLSKALTRFTLPWRWDGGPALLESRVIDETGYVQPTISQLRKIRGTNSVYHNNSIQTWQVKADGSIFDVQTG comes from the coding sequence CTGACGGCGACCGCGGGCGATGAAGAATCGTCCGGTGCCGTACGGGTGGTCGGACGGCGGTCGCTGCTGCGGGCCTCCGGCGCGCTGGCGGCGTCCATGCTGGTGCGCGGCGGCGCCAGCGCGGAGGGGGCCGCGCCGCCGGCGGATCATCCCTGGTCGCAGTCGATCGGCGCCGGCGTGGTCGATCGCCCCTATGGCAAGCCGGCGGATGCGGAAGCCGGTGTCATCCGCCGCAACGTGCCGTGGCTGACGGCGGGCACGGAATCCTCCATCAGCTTCTCGCCGCTGCAGGACCTGCACGGCATCATCACGCCGAACGGATTGTTCTTCGAACGTTATCACGCGGGACGACCGGACGTGGAGGCGTCGCAGCACCGGCTGATGATCCATGGTCTGGTCGAGCGGCCGCTGATCCTGACCATGAAGGATATCCTGCGGTTTCCATCGACCTCGCGGATCCATTTCATCGAATGCCCGGCCAATGGCGGCATGGAGTGGCGCGCCGCGCAGCTCAATTCGCTGCAGTTCACCCATGGCATGATCAGCTGCGCGGAATGGACCGGGGTCAAACTCTCGACGCTGCTCGGCGAAGTCGGATTGAAGAAGGAAGCCAAGTGGGCGCTGGTCGAGGGCGCCGACGGCGCGCACATGACCCGCAGCCTGCCGCTGGAAAAATGCCTCGACGACTGCCTCGTGGTCTATGCGCAGAACAGCGAGGCGCTGCGGCCGGAACAGGGTTATCCGCTGCGGCTGGTGGTGCCGGGCTGGGAAGGCAATGTCAGCATCAAGTGGCTGCGCCGCATCAAGGTCGGCGACAAGCCCTGGTACACCCGCGAGGAGACCTCGAAATACACCGACCTGATGCCGGACGGAAAATCCCGCGGTTTCACCTGGGCGATCGACGCGAAATCCGTCATCGCGTTCCCCTGTCCGGAGAAGCCGCTGGGCGGTCCGGGCCTGTACGAAATCCGCGGGCTGGCATGGAGCGGCGCCGGCAAGGTCAAGGAGGTGCATGTCTCCACCGACGGCGGCGCCAACTGGCGCAAGGCGGAGCTGAAGGAGCCGGTGCTGTCGAAGGCGCTGACACGTTTCACGTTGCCGTGGCGATGGGACGGCGGTCCGGCGCTGCTGGAATCGCGCGTGATCGATGAGACGGGTTACGTGCAGCCGACGATTTCGCAATTGCGAAAGATCCGCGGCACCAATTCGGTCTACCACAACAATTCGATCCAGACCTGGCAGGTCAAGGCCGACGGGAGCATTTTCGATGTTCAGACCGGCTGA
- a CDS encoding metalloregulator ArsR/SmtB family transcription factor, translating to MDAQTSRDAKAQDAERKLLAQQAADVSRLLSLLGNANRLLILCYLMMRKEMNVGELVAAVDLSQSALSQHLTKLREDGLVTARRDSQHVFYRIADPRVTKLIKVLKKLYCDDVA from the coding sequence ATGGATGCGCAAACCAGCCGCGACGCCAAAGCGCAGGACGCCGAGCGCAAGCTGCTGGCGCAGCAGGCCGCCGACGTCTCCCGGCTGCTCAGCCTGCTCGGCAATGCCAACCGGCTGCTGATCCTGTGCTACCTGATGATGCGCAAGGAGATGAATGTCGGCGAACTCGTCGCCGCCGTGGATCTCAGCCAGTCGGCGCTGTCGCAGCATCTCACCAAGCTGCGCGAAGACGGACTGGTGACGGCCCGCCGCGATTCCCAGCACGTCTTTTATCGCATCGCGGATCCGCGGGTGACCAAGCTGATCAAGGTGCTGAAGAAGCTGTATTGCGACGATGTCGCATGA
- a CDS encoding MBL fold metallo-hydrolase yields the protein MNIRLLAALGALHIAALAPVTAQSEPPVTYAPLTQPLDIAQVPGQSIFYSVGNPGVPGSVNEGNTSNAGYVITESGVVVFDALGTPSLGWALLNDIRKHTDKPILFVVASHYHADHIYGLQAFKDHSSAEIIAQERAAEYKENEETADERASQRLDQRRGALYPWVDKNTRVVPPDITFHDRATLALGGKRFSLLYAGPAHSGSDIMMMVQPDGVLFAGDIVQNSRIPFMNGDDVDTAQWLRALDDVLKLEPTFIIPGHGKPSAAAKEAIAFTHDYIAYVRAAMGKAVESWTDFDTAYAATDWSKYKDLPAFENNNRGNAYRIYIELEGAQFKK from the coding sequence ATGAATATTCGCCTTCTCGCCGCGCTGGGCGCGCTTCACATCGCAGCACTCGCGCCGGTGACCGCGCAGAGTGAACCGCCTGTCACCTACGCACCGCTAACGCAACCGCTGGACATTGCGCAGGTGCCGGGCCAGTCGATTTTCTACAGCGTCGGCAATCCCGGCGTGCCGGGCAGCGTCAACGAGGGCAACACCTCGAACGCGGGCTATGTGATCACCGAGAGCGGCGTGGTGGTGTTCGACGCGCTGGGCACGCCGAGCCTGGGCTGGGCCCTGCTCAACGACATTCGCAAGCACACCGACAAGCCGATCCTGTTCGTGGTCGCGAGCCACTATCACGCCGATCACATCTATGGCCTGCAGGCATTCAAGGATCACTCGTCGGCCGAGATCATCGCCCAGGAGCGCGCGGCGGAATACAAGGAAAACGAGGAAACCGCCGACGAGCGCGCCAGCCAGCGGCTGGACCAGCGCCGCGGCGCGCTTTATCCCTGGGTCGACAAGAACACCCGTGTGGTGCCGCCCGACATCACCTTCCACGACCGCGCGACCCTCGCGCTCGGCGGCAAGCGTTTCTCGCTGTTGTACGCGGGCCCCGCGCACTCCGGCAGCGACATCATGATGATGGTGCAGCCCGACGGCGTGCTGTTCGCCGGCGACATCGTGCAGAACAGCCGCATCCCGTTCATGAACGGCGACGACGTCGACACCGCGCAATGGCTGCGCGCGCTCGATGACGTGCTGAAGCTGGAGCCGACCTTCATCATCCCGGGCCACGGCAAGCCGTCGGCGGCGGCCAAGGAAGCCATCGCCTTCACCCACGACTACATCGCCTATGTGCGCGCCGCGATGGGCAAGGCGGTGGAAAGCTGGACCGATTTCGATACGGCTTACGCCGCGACCGACTGGTCGAAATACAAGGACTTGCCGGCGTTCGAGAACAACAACCGCGGCAACGCCTATCGGATCTATATCGAGCTGGAAGGCGCGCAGTTCAAAAAATAG
- a CDS encoding YeeE/YedE family protein: MDPSSIVISLGLLIGLAFGAVGLVSGFCLNSSVRDWLQNNDGRRIRGFALAIALAVLSTQLFAATGLVDFSKTIYLQPQFSAPLMFFGGVLFGYGMILANGCASRALVLLGRGNLRSLVVVMVIAVTAQMTLKGLLAPLRIPLLQWTQATPAFNSVPAVITRAGASEPLAHLLGALIVVVPLLLFAFSNGRFRRDRTQIAAGLAVGALVAAGWFATGYLGADDFNPVPVTSLTFVAPLADTLQYAMLSTGLTMSFGTALVPGVVLGSFLTALLTRGLRVEGYTSANHMLRSIGGAALMGSGGALAYGCSIGQGLTGLSTLAIGSFVAVAGILVGATAGLRGRLRVPALQPTSA, from the coding sequence GTGGACCCATCGAGCATCGTCATCTCTCTCGGCCTGCTGATCGGCCTCGCGTTTGGCGCGGTTGGGCTGGTGAGCGGCTTCTGCCTCAACAGCAGTGTGCGGGATTGGCTGCAGAACAATGACGGCCGCCGGATCCGCGGTTTTGCGCTGGCGATCGCGCTCGCCGTTCTATCGACCCAGCTTTTCGCCGCTACCGGCCTCGTGGATTTCAGCAAGACGATCTATCTGCAGCCGCAGTTCTCCGCGCCGCTGATGTTCTTCGGTGGTGTGCTGTTCGGTTACGGCATGATCCTGGCCAACGGTTGCGCCTCGCGCGCCCTGGTGCTGCTCGGGCGCGGCAACCTGCGTTCGCTGGTGGTCGTGATGGTGATCGCGGTGACCGCCCAGATGACGCTGAAGGGGCTGCTCGCGCCGCTGCGCATCCCGCTGCTGCAGTGGACCCAGGCGACGCCGGCCTTCAACTCGGTGCCGGCGGTGATCACGCGCGCGGGTGCGAGCGAGCCGCTCGCCCATCTGCTGGGCGCGCTGATTGTGGTGGTGCCGCTGCTGTTGTTCGCATTCTCCAACGGGCGTTTTCGCCGCGATCGCACCCAGATCGCGGCCGGTCTCGCCGTAGGCGCTCTGGTCGCGGCCGGCTGGTTTGCCACCGGCTATCTCGGCGCCGACGATTTCAACCCGGTGCCGGTGACGTCGCTGACCTTCGTCGCGCCGCTCGCCGACACCCTGCAGTACGCCATGCTCTCCACCGGCCTCACCATGAGTTTCGGCACTGCGCTGGTGCCCGGCGTGGTGCTGGGCAGTTTCCTCACCGCGCTGCTGACCCGCGGACTTCGTGTCGAAGGCTACACCTCGGCCAACCACATGCTGCGCTCGATCGGTGGTGCGGCGCTGATGGGCTCCGGCGGTGCGCTCGCTTATGGCTGCTCCATCGGCCAGGGCCTCACCGGCCTCTCGACGCTGGCGATCGGATCGTTCGTGGCGGTGGCGGGAATCCTGGTCGGCGCGACGGCGGGCCTGCGCGGCCGGCTGCGGGTGCCGGCGTTGCAGCCGACATCGGCCTGA
- a CDS encoding carbamoyltransferase family protein, which produces MPKQHTYVLGLNTYDHDVSACLLRDGAIAFAISKERITREKHASGFYQEVIDYCLKAEGIGFDDIDLIVRNCYILPVAEMEERLVYQDMPSFLPEHERDGAPKHPLYLSRSDKVVQISHHLAHAYSAFAVSPFEDGVVMVVDGVGSYQSDVLEPYPASDTATPLARESESYYTFNGTKLDCLKKVWMEPDRGFLSDEFYNMPGLGALYSRASTYVFGDWNKCGELMGLAPYGRRDQVKSLMQIDGETLKIPNWSTDLNRPFVMDSDQKWESNPAMRHWEDLAWRVQDDTENVLLARARWLREKTGAKNLVIAGGVALNCVANGRVARESGFENIWIQPAAGDDGIAIGCAYYGHLVVQQQRRNFVMEHSYVGRPYTDQEVEDTTKKWIIGIQTTATRSANVAAETAKLLADQKVIGWFQDRSEFGPRALGNRSIIADVRRPEMKDILNKRVKHRQAFRPFAPIVLYERAKEVFEGEEDSPFMLIAKRVRPEWQSRIPAIVHVDGTARVQTVREATNPTLYRLLKEFEALTGVPVLLNTSFNVKGEPIIETPRDAMACFLQTGIDHLVMHDTIVSKNKLHPIVAPLVKTYMDVATIVLSNVK; this is translated from the coding sequence ATGCCCAAACAACATACGTATGTCCTTGGCCTGAACACCTACGATCACGACGTCAGCGCCTGCCTGCTGCGCGACGGCGCCATCGCTTTCGCGATCTCCAAGGAACGCATCACCCGCGAGAAGCACGCCAGCGGCTTCTACCAGGAGGTGATCGACTACTGCCTGAAGGCGGAGGGCATCGGCTTCGACGACATCGATCTGATCGTGCGCAATTGCTACATCCTGCCGGTCGCCGAGATGGAAGAGCGGCTGGTGTATCAGGACATGCCGTCGTTCCTGCCCGAGCATGAGCGCGACGGCGCGCCGAAACATCCGCTGTACCTGTCGCGCTCCGACAAGGTGGTGCAGATCTCGCATCATCTGGCGCACGCCTACAGCGCCTTCGCCGTTTCGCCCTTCGAGGACGGCGTGGTGATGGTGGTCGACGGCGTCGGCAGCTATCAGTCCGACGTGCTCGAGCCCTATCCGGCCTCCGACACCGCAACGCCGCTGGCGCGCGAATCGGAGAGTTACTACACCTTCAACGGCACCAAGCTCGACTGCCTGAAGAAGGTCTGGATGGAGCCCGACCGCGGCTTCCTCAGCGATGAGTTCTACAACATGCCGGGACTGGGCGCGCTCTACAGCCGCGCCTCGACCTACGTGTTCGGCGATTGGAACAAGTGTGGCGAGCTGATGGGGCTCGCGCCCTATGGCCGCCGCGACCAGGTCAAGTCGCTGATGCAGATCGACGGCGAAACCTTGAAAATCCCGAACTGGTCGACCGATCTCAACCGGCCCTTTGTCATGGACAGCGACCAGAAATGGGAGAGCAACCCGGCGATGCGGCACTGGGAAGACCTCGCCTGGCGGGTGCAGGACGATACCGAAAACGTGCTGCTGGCGCGGGCGCGGTGGCTGCGTGAAAAAACCGGGGCGAAGAATCTGGTGATCGCCGGCGGCGTGGCGCTGAACTGCGTCGCCAATGGCCGGGTGGCGCGTGAATCAGGCTTCGAGAATATCTGGATCCAGCCCGCGGCCGGCGACGACGGAATCGCGATCGGCTGCGCCTATTACGGCCATCTCGTCGTGCAACAGCAGCGCCGCAACTTCGTGATGGAGCATTCCTACGTCGGCCGTCCCTACACCGATCAGGAGGTGGAAGACACCACCAAGAAGTGGATCATCGGCATCCAGACCACGGCGACCCGCAGCGCCAACGTCGCGGCCGAAACTGCGAAGCTTCTGGCCGACCAGAAGGTGATCGGCTGGTTCCAGGATCGCTCCGAATTCGGCCCGCGCGCACTGGGCAATCGCAGCATCATCGCCGACGTGCGCAGGCCCGAGATGAAGGATATCCTCAACAAGCGGGTCAAACACCGCCAGGCGTTCAGGCCGTTTGCACCGATCGTGCTGTACGAACGCGCCAAGGAGGTGTTCGAGGGCGAGGAGGATTCGCCCTTCATGCTGATCGCCAAACGCGTGCGCCCGGAGTGGCAGAGCCGGATTCCGGCGATCGTCCATGTCGACGGCACCGCGCGGGTGCAGACCGTGCGCGAGGCCACCAACCCGACGCTGTATCGGCTGCTGAAGGAATTCGAGGCGCTGACCGGCGTGCCGGTGCTGCTCAACACCTCATTCAACGTCAAGGGCGAGCCGATCATCGAAACGCCGCGCGACGCGATGGCCTGCTTCCTGCAGACCGGCATCGATCACCTGGTCATGCACGATACGATCGTGTCGAAGAACAAGCTGCACCCGATCGTGGCGCCGCTGGTGAAGACGTATATGGATGTAGCGACGATCGTGCTGTCGAACGTGAAGTGA
- a CDS encoding enoyl-CoA hydratase-related protein: MPMALSERRGSIVILTLNNPEQYNALGGTVLRDLSAALDAALADSTVRAIVLTGAGKGFCSGAQLIGGSTFESGAEVGTLLRNGVSPLIEKLRGSSVPIVVAVNGPAAGAGVGIALAGDIVIAARSAKFVLSFVRLGAALDAGTSLFLQRSIGIARARALALLGEPLTAEMAETWGLIWKTVDDAALLDEALAIAQKLADGPPISLDLIKSQIEFAWGSSLGSALDNEATAQTRAFVTEDLREGAAAFVEKRPAKFQGR; the protein is encoded by the coding sequence ATGCCGATGGCCCTTTCCGAGCGGCGCGGATCGATCGTGATCCTCACCCTCAACAATCCTGAGCAGTACAACGCGCTCGGCGGCACGGTGCTGAGGGACCTCAGCGCTGCGCTCGATGCCGCGCTGGCGGATTCCACCGTCCGTGCCATCGTTCTCACCGGTGCAGGCAAGGGCTTCTGCTCCGGTGCGCAACTGATCGGCGGCAGCACCTTCGAGTCCGGTGCGGAGGTGGGGACGCTGCTGCGCAACGGGGTCAGCCCGTTGATCGAGAAGCTGCGGGGATCGTCGGTCCCGATCGTGGTCGCGGTGAACGGCCCGGCGGCGGGCGCCGGCGTCGGCATCGCGCTGGCCGGCGATATCGTGATTGCGGCGCGTTCGGCCAAATTCGTGCTCAGCTTCGTTCGGCTCGGCGCCGCGCTCGATGCCGGCACCTCGTTGTTCCTGCAGCGCTCCATCGGCATCGCGCGGGCCCGCGCGCTGGCGCTGCTCGGTGAGCCGCTGACCGCGGAGATGGCGGAGACGTGGGGCCTGATCTGGAAGACCGTCGACGATGCGGCTCTGCTCGACGAAGCGCTGGCCATCGCGCAAAAACTCGCCGACGGCCCGCCCATCAGCCTCGATTTGATCAAGAGCCAGATCGAGTTCGCCTGGGGTTCGTCGCTGGGCTCGGCGCTGGACAACGAGGCGACCGCCCAGACCCGTGCGTTTGTCACCGAAGATTTGCGCGAAGGTGCGGCGGCGTTTGTGGAAAAACGCCCGGCGAAATTTCAAGGTAGATAG
- a CDS encoding acyl-CoA dehydrogenase family protein codes for MQYRSSWMTEELDAFRDQFRKFLARDLAPHAEQWRKQKVVDRSAWRALGEMGALLPSVPEAYGGLGASFATDAAVFEDLESVVPELNNGVTVSSGIVAHYILNYGSEEQKLRWLPGMARGDLIGAIAMTEPGTGSDLQGVRTTARKQGNTYVINGQKTFITNGQTADLIIVVARTGGPGAKGLSLIVLETKENDGFRRGRNLDKIGLAAADTSELFFEDAVAPPENLLGAEEGQGFVQLMQQLPQERLIIAIGAVAAMERAVKLTVDYTRERQAFGKPILEFQNTAFILAERKTEAMIARVFVDFCIERLIAGDLDAVTASMAKWWTTQKQVETVDDCLQLHGGYGYMQEYPIGRMFVDARIQKIYGGTNEIMKMLIARSL; via the coding sequence ATGCAGTACCGCTCCTCCTGGATGACCGAAGAACTGGACGCCTTTCGCGACCAGTTCCGCAAATTCCTCGCCAGGGATCTGGCGCCTCACGCCGAACAATGGCGCAAGCAGAAGGTGGTCGATCGCTCCGCCTGGCGGGCGCTGGGCGAGATGGGCGCGCTGCTGCCGAGCGTGCCGGAAGCGTATGGCGGCCTCGGTGCGAGCTTCGCCACCGATGCCGCGGTGTTCGAGGATCTCGAAAGCGTCGTCCCCGAGCTCAACAACGGTGTCACCGTCAGTAGCGGCATCGTTGCGCACTACATTCTGAACTACGGCTCCGAGGAGCAGAAGTTGCGCTGGCTGCCGGGCATGGCGCGCGGTGACCTGATCGGCGCCATCGCCATGACCGAGCCGGGCACCGGCTCCGACCTGCAGGGCGTGCGCACCACTGCGCGCAAGCAGGGCAACACCTATGTCATCAACGGCCAGAAGACCTTCATCACCAATGGCCAGACCGCGGACCTGATCATCGTGGTGGCGCGCACCGGCGGCCCCGGCGCCAAGGGGCTGTCGCTGATCGTGCTGGAGACCAAGGAGAATGACGGCTTCCGTCGCGGCCGCAACCTCGACAAGATCGGGCTTGCGGCGGCCGATACCTCTGAGCTGTTTTTCGAGGACGCGGTGGCGCCGCCGGAGAACCTGCTCGGCGCGGAAGAAGGCCAGGGCTTCGTCCAGCTGATGCAGCAGCTGCCGCAGGAGCGGCTGATCATCGCCATCGGCGCGGTCGCGGCGATGGAGCGCGCGGTGAAGCTGACCGTCGACTACACCCGGGAGCGTCAGGCGTTTGGCAAGCCGATCCTCGAATTCCAGAACACGGCCTTCATACTTGCGGAACGCAAGACCGAGGCGATGATCGCGCGGGTGTTTGTCGACTTCTGCATCGAGCGGCTGATTGCCGGCGATCTCGACGCGGTGACGGCCTCGATGGCGAAATGGTGGACCACCCAGAAGCAGGTCGAGACCGTCGACGACTGCCTGCAACTGCATGGTGGTTACGGCTACATGCAGGAATATCCGATCGGACGGATGTTCGTCGACGCCCGGATCCAGAAGATCTATGGCGGTACCAACGAGATCATGAAAATGCTGATCGCACGGTCGCTGTAG
- a CDS encoding SDR family NAD(P)-dependent oxidoreductase has protein sequence MTKLKGKVALVSGSGRGIGRAIALKLASEGARVVINDLDAEPGDAVAAEIKAMGGDAVAVNGSVSESGFADRFVGAAVEKFGGLDIVVNNAGYTWDATIQKMTDEQFQAMLDVHLVAPFRILRAAAEPIRIFAKKEAEAGQEVFRKVVNISSIAGLYGNAGQASYSSAKASLVGLTRTLCKEWGRYKVNVNCVAFGLINTRLTQPIETQQKTIDVAGRDIKVGVQPQMLDAMARMIPLGRGGTPEEAADAVYLFCSPESNYISGQVVVCGGGLII, from the coding sequence ATGACCAAACTCAAGGGAAAAGTCGCGCTGGTTTCCGGATCGGGCCGCGGTATCGGCCGTGCCATTGCGCTGAAGCTTGCGAGCGAAGGCGCCAGGGTCGTGATCAACGATCTCGACGCCGAGCCGGGCGATGCCGTCGCCGCGGAGATCAAGGCGATGGGCGGCGACGCGGTCGCCGTTAATGGCAGCGTATCGGAATCCGGCTTCGCCGATCGGTTTGTCGGTGCTGCTGTGGAAAAATTCGGCGGTCTCGACATTGTCGTCAACAATGCCGGCTACACTTGGGACGCCACCATCCAGAAAATGACCGACGAGCAGTTCCAGGCCATGCTCGACGTGCATCTGGTGGCGCCGTTCCGCATTCTGCGCGCCGCCGCCGAGCCGATCCGGATCTTCGCCAAGAAGGAAGCCGAAGCCGGTCAGGAGGTGTTCCGCAAGGTGGTCAACATCTCCTCGATCGCCGGGCTCTATGGCAACGCCGGGCAAGCCAGTTATTCCTCGGCCAAGGCGTCGCTGGTCGGCCTGACCCGCACGCTGTGCAAGGAGTGGGGGCGCTACAAGGTCAACGTCAATTGCGTCGCCTTCGGCCTGATCAACACCCGCCTGACCCAGCCGATCGAAACCCAGCAGAAAACCATCGACGTCGCCGGCCGCGACATCAAGGTCGGCGTGCAGCCGCAGATGCTCGACGCCATGGCCCGGATGATCCCGCTCGGACGCGGCGGCACCCCGGAGGAGGCCGCGGATGCAGTGTACCTGTTCTGCAGCCCTGAATCGAACTACATCAGTGGTCAGGTCGTCGTCTGCGGCGGCGGGCTGATTATCTGA